The following are encoded in a window of Chloroflexota bacterium genomic DNA:
- a CDS encoding LysM peptidoglycan-binding domain-containing protein: protein MKARTLLVTIGLVLLGLILFSPAQHGVAQAQTAATPTATPVVAVPGTITYTVELGDTWVTISKKFGVSASRLIDLNGLRTRPDLIFVGETLRIPITLGATPSLVNPFIYTVQPGESMQDILNKLYIDKTALLQANRLRSNSVVTAGQKLLIPAGPHRYVVQRGDTIHTIAAMFSTTANKLLQFNPHLGDGGRIFPGNNVFVPIAYDSPFIAATLPGVPASTTPTTTGTTTPGEGIGGGGEGTTGGGLSDNPNANVVTTVKTITMPGNVVKLNQPLLIRWIAHVRTRLNPANANQGIMTLVVEFEGGNGTYTLEQLENGIRKSIPITGIYVKPEGSEKWNDIEFEVIGTCGSSTAGDIVFTSGATTYISRFEFVVNCPKK, encoded by the coding sequence ATGAAAGCACGAACTTTATTGGTGACGATTGGATTAGTCCTGTTGGGCCTGATTCTGTTCTCACCTGCACAACACGGCGTGGCCCAGGCGCAAACGGCGGCCACCCCCACCGCCACCCCGGTGGTGGCCGTCCCTGGAACCATCACCTACACCGTCGAACTGGGCGACACCTGGGTGACCATCTCCAAGAAATTCGGGGTGAGCGCCTCGCGGCTGATTGACCTCAACGGCCTGCGCACCCGGCCCGACCTGATCTTCGTCGGCGAAACTCTCCGCATCCCGATCACGCTAGGGGCAACGCCGAGTCTGGTCAACCCTTTCATTTACACCGTCCAGCCAGGCGAGTCCATGCAGGACATCCTCAACAAGCTTTACATTGACAAGACGGCGCTTCTGCAAGCCAACCGTCTCCGGTCGAACTCGGTGGTGACAGCCGGCCAGAAATTGCTCATCCCTGCCGGGCCGCATCGCTACGTCGTTCAAAGAGGCGACACGATCCACACCATCGCCGCCATGTTCAGCACCACCGCCAACAAGCTGTTGCAGTTCAACCCGCACCTGGGCGATGGCGGGCGCATCTTCCCCGGCAACAACGTCTTTGTGCCCATCGCTTACGATTCGCCCTTCATCGCGGCCACCCTTCCGGGCGTGCCGGCCAGCACCACGCCGACCACCACCGGCACGACAACGCCGGGCGAGGGCATCGGCGGCGGCGGCGAGGGCACAACGGGCGGCGGTTTAAGCGACAATCCCAACGCCAACGTCGTCACCACCGTCAAGACCATCACCATGCCGGGCAACGTCGTCAAACTCAACCAGCCGCTCCTTATCCGCTGGATCGCCCACGTGCGCACCCGCCTCAACCCGGCGAACGCCAATCAGGGCATCATGACTCTCGTCGTCGAGTTTGAGGGCGGCAATGGCACTTACACCCTGGAGCAGTTGGAGAACGGCATCCGCAAGTCCATTCCCATCACCGGCATCTACGTCAAGCCGGAGGGCAGTGAGAAGTGGAACGACATTGAGTTTGAAGTGATTGGAACCTGTGGCTCGTCAACGGCGGGCGACATTGTGTTCACGTCCGGCGCAACCACTTACATCAGCCGCTTTGAGTTTGTGGTGAATTGCCCGAAGAAGTAA